Proteins encoded in a region of the Acidobacteriota bacterium genome:
- a CDS encoding thioredoxin family protein, giving the protein MTARRSLTLALLAASTLSLGQTGPGAPAITVAPIVETDVVVPGGIARVGVSIAMPAGLHLQSDRPTDPSVIPTRLAIDTPAGVTYEDVAFPATTEFRVLGFDQPLDVFEGDVVIGARLRIANTHPPGDLPIQGRVRYQACNDTACFPPKTVDLLWTVRVDSATAPRRLHPDLFSLVDWTRATKPPAAAPAPPRPAPVPAATGRPDDVLAQFDRFDVLGTTGYASPGAFVQFIRDAEAGVASKGLFEGRGPATILMLVFVGGLALNLTPCVLPMIPINLAIIGAGARAGRRGRGFLLGLTYGAAMAVVYGVLGVVVILTAGTFGTINASVWFNVAIAGLFVFLGLAMFDVFSLDFSRFSSRIRFSEQSRGTLYLAFGMGAVAALLAGACVAPVVVQVVVFASDMYARGTRLALALPFVLGLGMALPWPIAGAGLAALPKPGAWMVRVKQAMGVFILATAAYYAYTAYEIVSSRWVDPERVKASVAEQLKSGWHASLAEGLTIAEQKRTLVLVDFWATWCKNCLVMDRTTLRDPDVLQALRGYTLVKHQAEDPDSTPTKELLRRIEAVGLPVYAILRPKAAGTPPPSR; this is encoded by the coding sequence ATGACAGCCCGGCGATCGCTCACGCTCGCGCTGCTCGCGGCCAGCACGCTCAGCCTCGGTCAGACCGGCCCCGGCGCACCAGCCATCACCGTTGCGCCGATCGTCGAAACCGATGTCGTCGTGCCCGGCGGCATCGCCAGAGTCGGCGTCTCGATTGCGATGCCGGCCGGCTTGCACCTGCAGTCCGACCGCCCGACGGACCCCTCGGTCATCCCCACGCGGCTCGCCATCGACACGCCGGCCGGCGTCACCTACGAGGACGTGGCGTTTCCGGCGACGACCGAGTTCCGCGTGCTCGGCTTCGATCAGCCGCTCGACGTGTTCGAAGGTGACGTCGTGATCGGCGCGCGTTTGCGGATCGCGAACACCCACCCACCCGGCGATCTGCCCATCCAAGGACGCGTGCGCTACCAGGCGTGCAACGACACCGCGTGCTTTCCGCCGAAGACGGTCGACCTGCTGTGGACCGTGCGCGTCGATTCCGCCACAGCACCGCGGCGTCTGCACCCGGACCTGTTCAGCCTGGTGGACTGGACCCGCGCGACGAAACCGCCGGCAGCGGCGCCCGCGCCGCCGCGGCCCGCACCCGTCCCCGCCGCCACCGGGCGGCCTGACGATGTGCTGGCGCAGTTCGATCGGTTCGACGTGCTCGGCACGACCGGTTATGCCTCGCCCGGCGCCTTCGTGCAGTTCATCCGGGATGCGGAGGCTGGCGTCGCCTCGAAGGGCCTGTTCGAGGGACGCGGTCCGGCCACGATCCTCATGCTCGTCTTCGTCGGCGGTCTTGCGCTGAACCTCACGCCGTGCGTCCTGCCGATGATCCCGATCAACCTGGCGATCATCGGCGCCGGCGCACGCGCGGGCCGGCGCGGGCGGGGCTTCCTGTTGGGCCTGACGTACGGAGCGGCCATGGCCGTCGTCTACGGCGTGCTCGGCGTCGTGGTGATTCTGACCGCCGGAACGTTCGGCACGATCAACGCGTCGGTCTGGTTCAACGTCGCGATCGCCGGGCTGTTCGTGTTCCTCGGGCTCGCGATGTTCGACGTCTTCTCGCTCGACTTCTCGCGGTTCTCGAGCCGGATTCGCTTCAGCGAGCAGAGCCGCGGCACGCTGTATCTCGCGTTCGGCATGGGAGCCGTCGCGGCCTTGCTCGCCGGTGCCTGTGTCGCGCCGGTGGTCGTCCAGGTCGTCGTGTTCGCGAGCGACATGTACGCGCGAGGCACGAGGCTGGCCCTCGCCTTGCCGTTCGTGCTCGGCCTCGGCATGGCGTTGCCCTGGCCCATCGCCGGTGCCGGCCTGGCCGCCTTGCCGAAGCCAGGAGCCTGGATGGTGCGCGTCAAACAGGCGATGGGCGTGTTCATCCTCGCGACCGCGGCCTACTACGCCTACACCGCATACGAGATCGTCTCGAGTCGCTGGGTCGATCCCGAGCGCGTCAAGGCGAGCGTCGCCGAGCAACTGAAGTCCGGATGGCACGCGTCGCTCGCCGAGGGCCTGACGATCGCGGAGCAGAAACGCACGCTCGTCCTCGTCGACTTCTGGGCGACGTGGTGCAAGAACTGCCTCGTCATGGATCGCACGACGCTTCGCGATCCCGACGTGCTCCAGGCACTGCGAGGCTACACGCTCGTCAAACATCAAGCCGAGGATCCCGACAGCACACCCACGAAGGAACTGCTCCGCCGGATCGAGGCGGTCGGTCTGCCCGTGTACGCGATCCTCAGACCGAAGGCCGCGGGAACGCCACCGCCGTCGCGGTAG
- a CDS encoding molybdopterin-dependent oxidoreductase has product MDTVTLTINGQQVTVAKGTTVLEAANQHGSPVPYYCYHPGIGVDGSCRVCIVKIEKMAKLQTACSTICADGMVVTTNSADVEAARASVFEFLLINHPLDCPVCDKGGECPLQDFSYSFGPERSRMEFPRRVFDGEGVKADVDFGPTLMLNRNRCILCTRCVRFMKEVDGDAQIGIVQRGYGSEIATFAEQGVVSLLSGNLMDVCPVGAITTRDYRFKSRPWDNALAVDTICTLCAKGCNTTAWIKAKPEWAKGARLIRTTPRLNPEINSYWMCDIGRFDYHWIESDRRLRQPHVRRGRSLDAVPWADALVAVKDAVDAGGGPSAARFFVSGHASLEELFVLRDITAHAGSVTFGWRYREKPQPSNTTFRIPAVDAPNLRGARDLGFPIADEHAPADVSALRAAVDAGQVRLLYVLDPGPDGSIGEVDWILAARQAGRIGTLVVQGVLHTPLADAADIVLPGAAFVEKDATYTNMTGHVQPASRVILPPGDAIEDWQILAKLGVVFGMNVQYASSQAVREAIAAALEAVPGYRALSSMAFSRPIAARQWLQASNPMERWKWDFMFQDLPPVKFGEDFGPLPRAEVIPLKEVK; this is encoded by the coding sequence ATGGACACGGTCACGCTGACGATCAACGGGCAACAGGTCACGGTCGCGAAGGGCACGACCGTGCTCGAGGCGGCCAACCAGCACGGAAGCCCCGTCCCGTACTACTGCTATCACCCGGGGATCGGCGTCGACGGGTCCTGCCGCGTCTGCATCGTCAAGATCGAGAAGATGGCGAAGCTGCAGACCGCCTGCTCGACCATCTGCGCGGATGGCATGGTCGTGACGACCAACTCCGCGGACGTCGAAGCGGCGCGCGCCAGCGTCTTCGAGTTCCTCCTCATCAACCACCCGCTCGACTGCCCGGTCTGCGACAAGGGCGGCGAGTGCCCGCTCCAGGATTTCTCGTACTCGTTCGGCCCCGAGCGGAGCCGGATGGAGTTCCCGCGCCGGGTGTTCGACGGCGAAGGCGTGAAGGCCGACGTCGACTTCGGGCCGACGCTGATGCTGAACCGCAACCGCTGCATCCTGTGCACGCGGTGCGTGCGGTTCATGAAGGAAGTGGACGGCGACGCGCAGATCGGGATCGTGCAGCGCGGCTACGGCAGCGAGATCGCCACGTTCGCCGAACAGGGCGTGGTCTCGCTCCTGTCGGGCAACCTCATGGACGTCTGCCCGGTCGGCGCGATCACGACGCGCGACTACCGGTTCAAGTCGCGGCCGTGGGACAACGCCCTGGCGGTCGACACGATCTGCACGCTCTGCGCGAAGGGGTGCAACACGACCGCCTGGATCAAGGCGAAGCCCGAGTGGGCGAAGGGCGCGAGGCTGATCCGGACGACCCCGCGGCTCAATCCGGAGATCAACAGCTACTGGATGTGCGACATCGGCCGCTTCGACTATCACTGGATCGAGAGCGACCGGCGGCTGCGTCAGCCGCACGTCCGGCGCGGCCGATCGCTCGACGCCGTGCCGTGGGCCGACGCGCTCGTCGCGGTGAAGGACGCGGTCGATGCCGGCGGCGGTCCGTCGGCGGCGCGCTTCTTCGTCTCGGGCCACGCCTCGCTCGAGGAGCTGTTCGTGCTCCGCGACATCACGGCCCATGCCGGCAGCGTCACGTTCGGATGGCGCTACCGCGAGAAGCCGCAGCCGAGCAACACGACGTTCCGGATTCCGGCGGTGGACGCCCCCAACCTGCGCGGTGCCCGCGATCTCGGGTTTCCGATCGCCGACGAACACGCTCCGGCTGACGTCTCGGCGCTCCGCGCCGCGGTCGACGCCGGCCAGGTCCGCCTGCTGTACGTGCTGGATCCCGGTCCCGACGGATCGATCGGCGAGGTGGACTGGATCCTGGCGGCGCGGCAGGCGGGGCGCATCGGCACGCTGGTCGTCCAAGGCGTGCTGCACACGCCGCTGGCCGACGCGGCCGACATCGTGCTGCCCGGCGCCGCCTTCGTCGAGAAGGACGCGACGTACACGAACATGACGGGACACGTGCAGCCGGCCTCGCGCGTCATCCTTCCGCCCGGTGACGCGATCGAAGACTGGCAGATCCTCGCGAAGCTCGGCGTCGTGTTCGGCATGAACGTGCAGTACGCGTCGTCGCAGGCCGTTCGCGAAGCCATCGCCGCGGCGCTCGAGGCCGTGCCGGGCTACCGCGCCCTGTCCTCGATGGCGTTCTCGCGACCCATCGCCGCACGCCAGTGGCTGCAGGCGTCGAACCCGATGGAGCGATGGAAGTGGGACTTCATGTTCCAGGACCTGCCGCCGGTCAAGTTCGGCGAGGATTTCGGTCCGCTGCCGCGTGCCGAAGTCATTCCGCTGAAGGAAGTGAAGTAG
- a CDS encoding aminotransferase class I/II-fold pyridoxal phosphate-dependent enzyme, which translates to MALGTSVPISSRVGGFSYAIRNIVAEAKKLEAAGRQVRYLNIGDPIQFGFRTPAHLVAAIERALRDGHNGYVPSAGIEPARRAVAEEYTRRGMPVSPDRVVITSGTSEGIELALSTLADAHEEVLVPTPTYPLYTAVLAKIGAKAVYYRTDPTQGWQPDVDDIRRLITRATRAIVVIDPNNPTGAIYPEATRRALIDLADRTGVPLLADEVYSDVAYDGPSPLYGSLAPDAPILSFSSLSKAYLAPGWRTGWLVVGRSERLDEALAAIRKMADGRLCSPGPMQYAIEPALNGDRSHQAGFAGALRVRAELTAQRINAIPGMRCVTPRAAFYAMPQVDLPPGRTDEDYVLGFLKASGNLCVYGAGFGTRPEDGYFRIVCLAAPDVLTTIYDDMAAFTASFLSQ; encoded by the coding sequence ATGGCTCTCGGCACGTCGGTCCCGATTTCTTCGCGCGTCGGCGGTTTCTCCTATGCCATCCGGAACATCGTGGCGGAAGCGAAGAAGCTCGAGGCCGCGGGCCGTCAGGTGCGGTACCTCAACATCGGGGATCCGATTCAGTTCGGGTTCCGAACCCCGGCGCACCTCGTCGCGGCGATCGAACGCGCACTGCGAGACGGTCACAACGGTTACGTGCCGTCGGCCGGCATCGAGCCCGCCCGGCGCGCCGTCGCCGAGGAGTACACGCGACGCGGCATGCCGGTGTCGCCCGATCGCGTCGTGATCACCTCGGGCACGAGCGAAGGCATCGAGCTTGCGCTCAGCACGCTCGCCGACGCGCACGAGGAAGTGCTCGTGCCGACGCCGACCTATCCGCTGTACACCGCGGTGCTCGCGAAGATCGGCGCGAAGGCCGTCTATTACCGGACGGATCCGACGCAAGGTTGGCAGCCGGACGTCGACGACATCCGGCGATTGATCACGCGCGCGACGCGCGCGATCGTCGTCATCGATCCGAACAACCCGACCGGCGCCATTTATCCGGAAGCGACGCGCCGCGCGCTCATCGACCTCGCCGATCGGACCGGCGTGCCCCTGCTCGCCGACGAGGTGTACAGCGACGTCGCCTACGACGGGCCGTCGCCGCTGTACGGCTCGCTCGCGCCGGACGCGCCGATCCTCTCGTTCTCGTCGCTCTCGAAGGCGTACCTCGCGCCCGGCTGGCGCACCGGCTGGCTGGTGGTCGGACGGTCCGAGCGGCTCGACGAGGCGCTCGCCGCGATCCGCAAGATGGCCGACGGACGGCTCTGCAGCCCCGGCCCGATGCAGTACGCCATCGAGCCCGCGCTCAACGGCGACCGCTCGCATCAGGCGGGGTTCGCCGGGGCCCTGCGCGTGCGCGCGGAGCTGACCGCTCAGCGGATCAACGCGATTCCAGGCATGCGCTGCGTCACGCCGCGAGCCGCGTTCTACGCGATGCCGCAGGTGGACCTGCCGCCCGGACGCACCGACGAGGACTACGTGCTCGGATTCCTGAAGGCGTCGGGCAACCTCTGCGTCTACGGCGCCGGGTTCGGCACGCGCCCCGAGGACGGGTATTTCCGGATCGTCTGTCTCGCCGCGCCCGACGTGCTCACGACGATCTACGACGACATGGCGGCGTTCACTGCGTCATTCCTGTCGCAGTAG
- a CDS encoding porin family protein, which produces MSLHSKWFAALVLAGAVTAPVDVLAQAFGIGPRLSFVRSEVGSSGPATRLVGGTLRLRSSRHVALEAALDYRADYTADRTSRVRQSPLQVSLLLFPIRSTISPYLLAGMGLYTEHADSLNPAGAVLETTMTRKTGSHLGVGAELLLARHAALFVDYRLRFVKFGTAEPDAEPIDIPGLRSLELSHRGTMWTSGMAFYF; this is translated from the coding sequence ATGTCATTGCACAGCAAGTGGTTCGCGGCGCTGGTGCTGGCCGGCGCGGTCACGGCGCCGGTTGACGTCCTGGCGCAGGCGTTCGGCATCGGACCGCGCCTGAGCTTCGTCCGCAGCGAGGTCGGCTCGTCGGGGCCGGCGACGCGGCTGGTCGGCGGCACTTTGCGGCTCAGGTCGTCCCGCCATGTGGCATTGGAGGCGGCGCTGGATTATCGGGCCGACTACACGGCCGATCGAACGTCGCGTGTTCGGCAGAGTCCGCTGCAGGTGTCCCTGCTGCTCTTTCCCATCCGATCCACGATCTCGCCCTATCTGCTGGCCGGGATGGGGCTCTACACCGAACACGCCGATTCGCTGAACCCTGCGGGCGCGGTGCTCGAGACGACAATGACGCGCAAGACCGGGTCGCATCTCGGCGTGGGCGCGGAACTGCTCCTTGCCCGGCACGCCGCGCTGTTCGTGGACTACCGGCTCCGGTTCGTGAAGTTCGGCACGGCCGAGCCCGACGCCGAGCCGATCGACATCCCGGGCCTGCGCAGCCTCGAGCTGTCGCACCGCGGAACGATGTGGACGTCGGGGATGGCGTTCTACTTCTAG
- a CDS encoding glycine C-acetyltransferase, with protein MRADPLRYLTADLEALASQGLRRTFRILEGRQQAQAEFDGRDVINLSSNNYLGLTTHPRLIERAKDAIDRYGVGSGSVRTIAGTMTLHVELERRLAAFKGTEAALVFQSGFTANAGTVQAILTKDDVVVSDELNHASIIDGCRLSRASIKVFPHKDVDAARRILRDVPRAQRTLVITDGVFSMDGDVGALPGLCDAAEQFGAIMMVDDAHASGVFGRQGRGTVDHFGLHGRVDVQVGTLSKAIGALGGYVAGSRALIEFLEHRARPLLFSTSHPPAVAATCLAALDVLEEEPQLIDRLWENTRFFKAGLAALGFDTGTSDSPITPVIVGDGALAMRLSDELFAEGVFAQGLAFPTVPRGKARVRTIVTATHSHEQLERALEIFGEVGRRLRIIEAGPARSAPKTPAI; from the coding sequence ATGCGCGCGGATCCGCTGCGATACCTGACGGCAGATCTCGAGGCCCTGGCCTCGCAGGGGCTGCGCCGCACGTTCCGAATCCTCGAAGGGCGCCAGCAGGCGCAGGCCGAGTTCGACGGCCGCGACGTCATCAACCTGTCGTCGAACAACTACCTCGGGCTCACCACGCACCCGCGGCTCATCGAGCGCGCCAAGGACGCGATCGATCGCTATGGCGTCGGCTCGGGATCCGTGCGAACCATCGCCGGCACGATGACGCTGCACGTCGAGCTCGAACGGCGCCTCGCGGCCTTCAAGGGCACGGAAGCCGCCCTCGTCTTCCAGAGCGGCTTCACCGCCAACGCGGGCACCGTCCAGGCCATCCTCACGAAAGACGACGTCGTCGTCTCGGACGAGCTGAACCACGCGAGCATCATCGACGGCTGCCGGCTGAGCCGCGCATCGATCAAGGTCTTTCCACACAAGGACGTCGACGCGGCGCGGCGGATTCTGCGCGACGTGCCGCGGGCCCAGCGCACGCTCGTCATCACCGACGGCGTCTTCAGCATGGACGGCGACGTTGGCGCCCTGCCCGGCCTCTGCGACGCCGCCGAGCAATTCGGCGCGATCATGATGGTGGACGACGCGCACGCGAGCGGGGTGTTCGGCCGACAGGGCCGCGGCACCGTCGATCACTTCGGGTTGCACGGCCGCGTGGACGTCCAGGTCGGCACGCTCTCGAAAGCGATCGGCGCCCTCGGCGGCTACGTTGCGGGATCGCGCGCGCTCATCGAGTTCCTGGAGCATCGGGCGCGGCCGCTTCTCTTCTCGACCTCACATCCGCCTGCCGTCGCGGCTACCTGCCTGGCCGCGCTGGACGTGCTCGAAGAGGAGCCGCAGCTCATCGATCGGCTCTGGGAGAACACGCGGTTCTTCAAGGCGGGGCTGGCGGCGCTCGGATTCGACACCGGCACGAGCGACAGCCCGATCACGCCCGTCATCGTCGGCGACGGCGCCCTGGCGATGCGGCTGTCCGACGAGCTCTTCGCCGAAGGGGTCTTCGCCCAGGGCCTCGCGTTCCCGACCGTCCCGAGGGGCAAGGCCCGCGTCCGCACGATCGTGACCGCCACGCACTCGCACGAGCAGCTCGAACGGGCCCTGGAGATCTTCGGAGAGGTGGGCCGCCGGCTGCGCATCATCGAGGCCGGCCCGGCGCGCTCGGCCCCGAAAACGCCTGCGATATGA
- a CDS encoding DoxX family protein, producing MVAPGLLIVRLTLATVLIAHGCHTLFGFFSGPGVGPGGLSASAAFFTTMGLSPGFAFAVLAGLVRLAGGMLIAIGWFTRPASAGIVTLVAIEAWRAQWRWGFFLNWMLEPTQGHGVEFSVLLIGALTGLVLTGAGDWSFDGRRAESAASRASARARLRTRG from the coding sequence ATGGTGGCCCCCGGCCTGCTCATCGTCCGACTGACGCTCGCGACCGTCCTCATCGCCCACGGCTGCCACACGCTGTTCGGCTTCTTCTCCGGGCCGGGTGTCGGTCCAGGCGGTCTCTCGGCCTCCGCGGCGTTCTTCACCACGATGGGCCTGTCGCCAGGATTCGCGTTCGCGGTGCTCGCCGGCCTCGTACGGCTCGCCGGTGGCATGCTCATCGCGATCGGGTGGTTCACCCGTCCCGCCTCCGCCGGCATCGTCACGCTCGTCGCGATAGAGGCATGGAGAGCGCAGTGGCGCTGGGGATTCTTCCTCAACTGGATGCTCGAGCCGACACAGGGGCACGGCGTCGAGTTCTCGGTCCTGTTGATTGGGGCGCTGACGGGCCTCGTGCTGACCGGGGCCGGTGACTGGTCGTTCGACGGGCGCCGCGCCGAGTCGGCGGCATCGCGGGCATCCGCGCGGGCCCGCCTGCGGACGCGAGGCTGA